A genomic window from Micromonospora violae includes:
- a CDS encoding iron-containing alcohol dehydrogenase family protein gives MPLLARSVLTPLHIDVRRGAVADLGAILADGRISSGGDVAVVVGPGQGAQIAELIRPSLRSADVFTVSGGTLDAADDLGGKLRARSYDAVVGIGGGKTIDVAKYAATRRGLPMVSVATSLANDGIASPVASLITDGIKGSYGVHIPIGVIVDLDFVESGPDRHNRAGIGDVISNISALADWELSRQVRGEPVDGLAASLSRAGAEAVLNHPGDMSDDAFVTVLAEALISSGLAMAVDGTSRPCSGGCHEIMHAVDSLFPGTASHGELAGLGALFCTWLRGDLRRFGEMSACLARHNLPRLPAEVALTDDQFIEAVQFAPRTRPDRYTILEHLALSPTETRDRLADYAGAIRDQLG, from the coding sequence GTGCCACTACTAGCTCGGAGCGTCCTCACCCCGCTGCACATCGACGTGCGCCGCGGGGCGGTCGCCGATCTGGGCGCGATCCTGGCCGACGGGCGGATCTCCTCCGGGGGCGACGTCGCGGTGGTGGTCGGCCCGGGTCAGGGTGCCCAGATCGCGGAGCTGATCCGACCGTCGCTGCGCTCGGCGGACGTGTTCACCGTGTCCGGCGGAACGCTGGACGCCGCCGACGACCTGGGCGGCAAACTCCGCGCCCGGTCGTACGACGCGGTGGTCGGCATCGGCGGCGGCAAGACCATCGACGTGGCCAAGTACGCGGCCACCCGCCGAGGGCTGCCGATGGTGTCGGTGGCGACCAGCCTCGCCAACGACGGGATCGCCTCCCCGGTGGCCAGCCTGATCACCGACGGGATCAAGGGCTCCTACGGCGTACACATCCCCATCGGGGTGATCGTCGACCTGGATTTCGTGGAGAGCGGCCCGGACCGACACAACCGGGCCGGCATCGGCGACGTGATCAGCAACATCAGCGCGCTGGCCGACTGGGAGCTGTCCCGGCAGGTACGCGGTGAGCCGGTCGACGGGCTGGCCGCCTCGCTCTCGCGGGCGGGTGCCGAAGCGGTGCTCAACCACCCGGGCGACATGAGCGACGACGCCTTCGTGACCGTCCTCGCCGAGGCGTTGATCTCCAGTGGCCTGGCGATGGCGGTCGACGGCACCAGCCGCCCGTGCAGCGGCGGCTGCCACGAGATCATGCACGCGGTCGACTCGCTTTTCCCCGGCACCGCCTCACACGGCGAGCTGGCCGGGTTGGGCGCGCTGTTCTGTACCTGGCTGCGCGGAGACCTACGCCGCTTCGGGGAGATGTCCGCCTGCCTCGCCCGGCACAATCTGCCCCGGCTCCCCGCCGAGGTGGCGCTCACCGACGACCAGTTCATCGAGGCGGTGCAGTTCGCGCCGCGTACCCGACCGGACCGGTACACCATCCTCGAACACCTGGCACTGTCGCCTACCGAGACCCGGGACCGGCTGGCAGACTACGCCGGTGCAATCCGCGACCAGCTTGGCTGA
- a CDS encoding CDP-alcohol phosphatidyltransferase family protein has translation MQSATSLADPRPTVADFHRVNRGGGLFSESISQWLGAVFALVAQRLGLRPTALTITNLVLGLATSVTVVALAGPVAAGDVPAWVVGLLALIGWQVAYSLDCADGQLARVTGQGSAAGARIDVLCDVAAQIALVAALAATAVAQEPATPTWLVATFAGTWMVNLVTSVMQAGPNAASMVTSTSLPVRLVKLVRDYGAVIFVAALVLAVAPALILWVLVAFTIVNGGFLLASIAFSARASLR, from the coding sequence GTGCAATCCGCGACCAGCTTGGCTGACCCCCGTCCCACCGTCGCCGACTTCCACCGGGTGAACCGGGGCGGCGGCCTCTTCAGCGAGTCGATCAGCCAGTGGCTGGGAGCCGTCTTCGCGCTGGTCGCCCAGCGGCTCGGGCTGCGCCCGACCGCGTTGACCATCACCAACCTGGTGCTCGGGCTGGCCACCTCGGTCACCGTGGTGGCGCTCGCCGGCCCGGTCGCCGCCGGGGACGTACCGGCCTGGGTGGTCGGTCTGCTCGCCCTGATCGGCTGGCAGGTGGCGTACTCCCTGGACTGCGCGGACGGGCAACTGGCCCGGGTGACCGGCCAGGGCAGCGCGGCCGGCGCCCGCATCGACGTGCTCTGCGACGTGGCCGCGCAGATCGCCCTGGTGGCCGCCCTGGCCGCCACCGCCGTGGCGCAGGAGCCGGCCACGCCGACCTGGCTGGTGGCGACCTTCGCGGGCACCTGGATGGTCAACCTGGTGACCTCGGTGATGCAGGCCGGCCCGAACGCGGCCAGCATGGTCACCTCGACCTCGCTGCCGGTGCGCCTGGTGAAACTGGTCCGCGACTACGGCGCGGTGATCTTCGTGGCCGCCCTGGTGCTCGCCGTGGCCCCCGCGCTGATCCTCTGGGTGCTGGTCGCCTTCACCATCGTCAACGGCGGCTTCCTACTGGCAAGCATCGCCTTCTCCGCCCGCGCCTCCCTGCGCTAA
- a CDS encoding glycosyltransferase family 4 protein has translation MRIVVAHNRYREAQPSGENTIVDSEIAQLTAAGIEVLPFIRSSDEIPSMSKAAKALLPISPIWAPRAQHDLSRLLTEHRPDVLHLHNPYPLLSPWVVRTAHRHGVPVVQTVHNYRQVCSSGIYFRDGMICQDCKGRALGVPAIKHRCYRDSAAQSALMATTLAVHRGTWRSVDRYIALTSAIADHLRDYGIPDERLVVKPNSVPDPGRPAPLGDGFLYMARFSPEKGVDLLLDAWRRHPVGALGTLRVAGDGELRPLVEAAAAERPDVVYLGQLDRAGVQAAVEASAVVIVAAMWHDVLPTVIIEALASGRPVLGTALGGIPYLVGADAPHEPAGTGPAEIASAVAGGGGSPMPAGIGLGEAGWVIAPEPAALAAALPVARAGASGLTLAARARYERTFHPDVVTKQLIDIYASLSQTTTHA, from the coding sequence GTGAGAATCGTGGTGGCGCACAACCGGTACCGGGAAGCCCAGCCCTCCGGTGAGAACACGATCGTCGACTCGGAGATCGCGCAGCTCACCGCCGCTGGCATCGAGGTGCTGCCCTTCATTCGCAGTTCGGACGAGATTCCGTCGATGTCGAAGGCGGCGAAGGCGCTGCTGCCGATCTCGCCGATCTGGGCTCCGCGCGCCCAGCACGACCTGAGCCGGCTGCTCACCGAGCACCGACCGGACGTTCTGCACCTGCACAACCCGTACCCCCTGCTCTCGCCCTGGGTGGTGCGGACCGCGCACCGGCACGGCGTGCCGGTGGTGCAGACGGTGCACAACTACCGGCAGGTCTGCTCGTCGGGGATCTACTTCCGCGACGGGATGATCTGTCAGGACTGCAAGGGCCGGGCGTTGGGGGTGCCGGCGATCAAGCACCGCTGCTACCGCGACTCGGCGGCGCAGAGCGCTCTGATGGCGACCACCCTGGCCGTACACCGGGGCACCTGGCGTTCGGTGGATCGGTACATCGCGCTCACCTCGGCGATCGCCGATCACCTCCGCGATTACGGCATTCCGGACGAACGCCTCGTGGTGAAGCCGAACTCCGTACCCGACCCGGGGCGGCCGGCCCCGCTCGGTGACGGGTTCCTCTACATGGCCCGGTTCTCCCCGGAGAAGGGCGTCGACCTGCTGCTGGACGCCTGGCGGCGGCACCCGGTGGGTGCGCTGGGCACGCTGCGGGTGGCCGGCGACGGTGAGCTGCGCCCGCTCGTGGAGGCAGCCGCCGCCGAGCGACCCGACGTGGTCTACCTCGGTCAGCTCGACCGCGCCGGGGTGCAGGCCGCGGTCGAGGCGAGCGCCGTGGTGATCGTCGCCGCCATGTGGCACGACGTGCTGCCCACCGTGATCATCGAGGCGTTGGCGAGCGGCCGGCCGGTGCTCGGGACGGCGCTGGGCGGCATTCCGTACCTGGTCGGTGCCGACGCCCCGCACGAACCCGCCGGCACCGGCCCGGCCGAGATCGCCTCCGCGGTCGCCGGGGGAGGCGGGTCACCCATGCCGGCGGGGATCGGCCTGGGCGAGGCCGGCTGGGTGATCGCCCCGGAGCCGGCCGCGCTCGCGGCCGCGCTGCCGGTCGCCCGGGCCGGCGCGTCCGGGCTGACCCTGGCCGCCCGCGCTCGCTACGAGCGCACCTTCCACCCCGACGTGGTCACCAAGCAGCTCATCGACATCTACGCAAGCCTGTCCCAAACCACCACCCACGCCTAA
- a CDS encoding Fpg/Nei family DNA glycosylase — translation MPELPEVEALAGYLRQRAVGRRVDRLEIAAISALKTYEPAPTEVAGRTVVDASRQGKFLDVRFEGDLHLVVHLARAGWLHYREAFPATTPLRPGKGPIAVRVRLDDGSGFDLTEAGTQKKLAAYLVTDLAAVPGVAKLGPDALAADLPTFAERLRSRRGQVKGVLTDQSVLSGVGNAYSDEILHAAKLSPFAITDRLTDAQIATLHAATRQVLGDAVERSLGQRAAELKGEKRSGLKVHARTGLPCPVCGDTVREVSFADSSLQYCPTCQTGGKPLADRRLSRLVR, via the coding sequence GTGCCCGAACTACCGGAGGTTGAGGCGCTCGCGGGTTACCTGCGTCAGCGCGCGGTGGGGCGGCGTGTCGATCGGCTGGAGATCGCCGCGATCAGCGCCCTGAAGACGTACGAACCGGCGCCGACCGAGGTCGCCGGGCGGACGGTGGTCGACGCCAGTCGGCAGGGCAAGTTCCTCGATGTCCGCTTCGAGGGCGATCTGCACCTGGTGGTGCATTTGGCGCGCGCCGGCTGGCTGCACTACCGGGAGGCGTTCCCGGCCACCACCCCGTTGCGTCCGGGCAAGGGACCGATCGCGGTGCGGGTACGCCTCGACGACGGCTCCGGCTTCGACCTCACCGAGGCGGGCACCCAGAAGAAGCTGGCCGCGTACCTGGTCACCGACCTCGCGGCGGTCCCCGGGGTGGCCAAGCTGGGCCCGGACGCGCTCGCCGCGGATCTGCCCACCTTCGCCGAGCGGCTGCGGAGCCGGCGGGGGCAGGTCAAGGGGGTGCTGACCGACCAGTCGGTGCTCTCCGGGGTGGGTAACGCGTACTCCGACGAGATCCTGCACGCCGCAAAGCTGTCCCCGTTCGCGATCACCGATCGGCTCACCGACGCCCAGATCGCCACCCTGCACGCCGCCACCCGACAGGTCCTCGGCGACGCGGTGGAGCGGTCTCTCGGCCAGCGGGCCGCGGAGCTCAAGGGTGAGAAGCGCTCCGGGTTGAAGGTGCACGCCCGCACCGGGCTGCCCTGCCCGGTCTGCGGGGACACCGTGCGCGAGGTGTCGTTCGCCGACTCCAGCCTCCAGTACTGCCCAACCTGCCAGACCGGCGGCAAGCCCCTCGCTGACCGTCGGTTGTCTCGTCTCGTACGGTGA
- a CDS encoding sugar transferase, giving the protein MGEVTASLQRPVTNEGRSRLVRHVDSFEIQPPTPPSHNGVPRSAWARARRRVSRWHRPYTAILLLLDFGAAAFASWIAIQLFDQAASGFSDLKQDPTWFHTVSYLLLPLGWVVILWSNRAYDRRYLGLGPDEFKRVIRAAVTVAASVSFLAFATKTALSRWTVGTALLGALLLILWGRFVARWALHYIRRRAGQAAHRMVLVGTLPECLEVYAAVTRSPAAGLMPVAIHITDGYAAARGMPTPVPVYAGRDVLALVREVGGDTIAVCGSASAEPGELRRLAWQLEGSGVDLVVAPQLTDIAGPRVHIRPIEGLPLLHVEEPTLSGPALLAKNLMDRVAAGLGLLLLIPLFVAIAVAIRISDPGPVFFRQPRVGHEGRTFRVWKFRTMYVNAEDRLASLVDRNETDGMLFKMKEDPRVFPVGRFLRATSLDELPQLINVLWGEMSLVGPRPLPADDGDFLGDVRRRLLVRPGMTGLWQVSGRSDLSWDESVRLDLYYVDNWSLAYDLSILWRTVGVVLARKGAY; this is encoded by the coding sequence ATGGGTGAGGTGACGGCAAGCCTCCAGCGCCCGGTAACCAACGAAGGCCGGAGCAGACTCGTGCGGCACGTCGACAGCTTCGAGATCCAGCCGCCGACGCCGCCGTCGCACAACGGCGTACCCCGGTCGGCCTGGGCCCGGGCGCGACGCCGCGTCTCCCGTTGGCACCGCCCTTACACGGCGATCCTGCTGCTGCTCGACTTCGGCGCGGCGGCGTTCGCCAGTTGGATCGCGATCCAGCTGTTCGACCAGGCCGCCTCCGGGTTCTCCGACCTCAAGCAGGACCCGACCTGGTTCCACACCGTCTCCTACCTGCTGCTCCCGCTCGGGTGGGTGGTCATCCTCTGGAGCAACCGGGCGTACGACCGGCGCTATCTGGGCCTCGGCCCGGACGAGTTCAAGCGGGTCATCCGGGCCGCGGTGACCGTCGCCGCGAGCGTTTCGTTCCTCGCGTTCGCCACCAAGACCGCGCTGTCCCGTTGGACGGTCGGTACGGCGCTGCTCGGGGCGCTGCTGTTGATCCTCTGGGGCCGTTTCGTGGCCCGCTGGGCGCTGCACTACATCCGGCGGCGGGCCGGTCAGGCCGCGCACCGGATGGTGCTGGTCGGCACCCTGCCCGAGTGCCTGGAGGTCTACGCGGCGGTCACCCGCAGTCCGGCCGCCGGGTTGATGCCGGTCGCCATCCACATCACCGACGGGTACGCGGCGGCCCGGGGCATGCCGACCCCCGTTCCGGTGTACGCCGGACGCGACGTCCTGGCCCTGGTCCGCGAGGTCGGTGGGGACACCATCGCCGTCTGCGGGTCGGCCAGCGCGGAGCCGGGCGAGCTGCGCCGGCTGGCCTGGCAGTTGGAGGGCTCCGGGGTCGACCTGGTGGTCGCCCCGCAGCTGACCGACATCGCCGGGCCCCGGGTGCACATCCGGCCGATCGAGGGTCTGCCGCTGCTGCACGTCGAGGAGCCGACCCTCTCCGGGCCGGCGCTGCTGGCCAAGAACCTGATGGACCGGGTCGCCGCCGGGCTCGGCCTGCTGCTGCTGATCCCGCTCTTCGTGGCCATCGCCGTGGCGATCCGGATCTCCGACCCCGGGCCGGTCTTCTTCCGCCAGCCCCGGGTGGGGCACGAGGGACGCACGTTCCGGGTGTGGAAGTTCCGGACCATGTACGTCAACGCCGAGGACCGGCTGGCCAGCCTGGTGGACCGCAACGAGACCGACGGCATGCTGTTCAAGATGAAGGAGGACCCCCGGGTCTTCCCGGTCGGTCGGTTCCTCCGGGCCACCTCGCTGGACGAGCTGCCGCAGCTGATCAACGTGCTCTGGGGCGAGATGTCGCTGGTCGGGCCCCGCCCGCTGCCGGCCGACGACGGTGACTTCCTGGGTGACGTCCGCCGCCGTCTGCTGGTCCGCCCCGGCATGACCGGCCTGTGGCAGGTCTCCGGCCGCTCCGACCTGTCCTGGGACGAGTCGGTTCGACTGGATCTCTACTACGTCGACAACTGGTCGCTCGCGTACGACCTGAGCATCCTGTGGCGCACGGTCGGGGTGGTGCTCGCCCGCAAGGGCGCGTACTAG
- a CDS encoding sensor histidine kinase produces MAANLSAVVGVVSLVTALTAALLAVLRLRARRGIATATQRATYEVLHTAGLAAEPLRAGLSEAGAAKAVRHLRALVGAAGLALTDADRLLALDGRGTHHGEQLLVAARRTVDSGRSTVLGEQELHCDRVDCSIRGAVVAPLLGADARVVGALVAVADSPPLPGLVQATLETAHWAGTQLALAELDSSRERLARAEIRALRAQISPHFIYNALTAIGSFVRTDPERARELILEFAEFTRYSFRAHGEFTTLAEELRSIDRYLTIERARFGDRLQVRLQIAPEVLPVTLPFLCLQPLVENAVRHGLSRKPGTGMVSIEARDAGAECHITVEDDGVGMDPTTLTAGIAELAHGTGDPGDDTGQHVGLSNVDERLRSVFGDRFGLVVETGLGSGTKVSMRVPKFHPGVRAGS; encoded by the coding sequence GTGGCTGCCAACCTCTCCGCCGTGGTCGGCGTCGTCTCACTTGTCACCGCTCTGACCGCGGCCCTGCTGGCGGTGCTGCGGCTGCGGGCCCGCCGGGGCATCGCCACCGCCACCCAGCGGGCCACCTACGAGGTGCTGCACACCGCCGGCCTGGCCGCCGAGCCGCTGCGGGCCGGGTTGAGCGAGGCGGGCGCGGCGAAGGCCGTACGTCATCTGCGGGCGCTGGTGGGCGCGGCCGGGCTGGCGCTCACCGACGCCGACCGGCTGCTGGCCCTCGACGGGCGCGGCACGCACCACGGGGAGCAACTGCTCGTGGCGGCCCGGCGGACGGTGGATTCCGGTCGTTCGACGGTCCTGGGTGAGCAGGAGTTGCACTGCGACCGGGTCGACTGCTCGATCCGCGGCGCGGTGGTCGCGCCGTTGCTGGGGGCGGACGCCCGGGTGGTGGGTGCGCTGGTGGCGGTGGCCGACAGCCCACCGCTGCCGGGGTTGGTGCAGGCCACCCTGGAGACGGCGCACTGGGCGGGCACGCAGCTCGCCCTGGCCGAGCTGGACTCGTCGCGGGAGCGGCTGGCCCGCGCCGAGATCCGGGCGTTGCGGGCGCAGATCAGCCCGCACTTCATCTACAACGCGCTGACCGCGATCGGCTCGTTCGTACGCACCGATCCCGAGCGGGCCCGGGAGTTGATCCTGGAGTTCGCGGAGTTCACCAGGTACTCGTTCCGGGCGCACGGCGAGTTCACCACCCTGGCCGAGGAGCTGCGGTCGATCGACCGTTACCTGACCATCGAGCGGGCCCGGTTCGGTGACCGGTTGCAGGTGCGGTTGCAGATCGCCCCGGAGGTGCTGCCGGTGACGCTGCCGTTCCTCTGCCTCCAGCCGTTGGTGGAGAACGCGGTTCGCCACGGGTTGTCCCGCAAGCCGGGCACGGGCATGGTGAGCATCGAGGCCCGGGACGCGGGCGCCGAATGCCACATCACGGTGGAGGACGACGGAGTGGGAATGGATCCGACCACGCTGACCGCCGGCATCGCCGAGCTGGCCCACGGCACCGGTGACCCGGGTGACGACACAGGCCAGCACGTCGGCCTCTCCAACGTGGACGAGCGGTTGCGCTCGGTCTTCGGCGACCGGTTCGGGCTGGTGGTGGAGACCGGGCTGGGTTCGGGCACGAAGGTGAGCATGCGGGTGCCGAAGTTCCACCCGGGCGTGCGGGCCGGGTCGTGA
- a CDS encoding LytR/AlgR family response regulator transcription factor, producing MNASGFLRVLAVDDEPPALDELAYHLRADPRVARLHTAGDATEALRLLRDGDVDVVFLDIRMPGLDGMELARVLRRFARPPAIVFVTAYDDGAVDAFDLGATDYVRKPVRADRLAESLRRVIGSRVVPSHPAALARAEEDPTIPIELAGTTRMLPRSAVRWVEAQGDYARLHTAEGSHLVRVSLATLAERWADAGFVRVHRSYLVQLKLIAELRLVNSGYVVVIDSTELPVSRRHTRELKDKLVRAAKQDWSR from the coding sequence GTGAACGCGTCCGGTTTCCTGCGCGTCCTCGCGGTGGACGACGAGCCTCCCGCGCTCGACGAGTTGGCGTACCACCTGCGGGCCGACCCCCGGGTGGCCCGGCTGCACACGGCCGGGGATGCCACCGAGGCGCTGCGGCTGCTGCGCGATGGTGACGTGGACGTGGTCTTCCTGGACATCCGGATGCCCGGCCTGGACGGCATGGAGCTGGCCCGGGTGCTGCGGCGTTTCGCCCGGCCGCCGGCGATCGTGTTCGTCACCGCGTACGACGACGGCGCGGTGGACGCCTTCGACCTGGGTGCCACCGACTACGTCCGGAAACCGGTCCGCGCCGATCGGCTGGCCGAGTCGCTGCGCCGGGTGATCGGCTCGCGGGTGGTGCCGTCGCACCCGGCGGCGCTGGCCCGCGCCGAGGAGGACCCGACCATCCCCATCGAGTTGGCCGGCACCACCCGGATGCTGCCTCGCTCGGCGGTGCGGTGGGTGGAGGCGCAGGGCGACTACGCCCGGTTGCACACCGCGGAGGGGTCGCATCTGGTGCGCGTCTCGCTGGCCACCCTGGCGGAGCGCTGGGCCGATGCCGGGTTCGTCCGGGTGCACCGGTCGTACCTGGTGCAGTTGAAGTTGATCGCGGAGTTGCGGCTGGTCAACTCCGGCTACGTGGTGGTGATCGACTCGACCGAGCTGCCGGTGAGCCGGCGGCACACCAGGGAGTTGAAGGACAAGCTGGTCAGGGCCGCGAAACAGGATTGGAGTCGCTGA
- a CDS encoding DUF5701 family protein — translation MTETLFDAASEFDSQLDRLVQLGYPTLAGLTESAFRDLVAPLRASAVEGTAGLPAPTDARVPFLLVTTRDLIGVPERLALATLAGKRKPGVVDRNYAEDDLPRFDPIKELEVPAGPAYLLFDVDRGEEFRNLAPGTALEGITAQGRLPLTIDEGLAFITLHPASLASNRCFSLIGSRCGDKRVPALWISQGAPKLGWCWYGNPHTWLGSASARPERVGLELSTTP, via the coding sequence GTGACCGAAACCCTGTTCGACGCCGCATCCGAGTTCGACAGCCAACTGGACCGACTGGTGCAGCTCGGTTACCCCACCCTCGCCGGGCTGACCGAGAGCGCCTTCCGCGACCTGGTCGCGCCGCTGCGGGCCAGCGCGGTCGAGGGCACCGCCGGGCTGCCCGCCCCCACCGACGCCCGGGTGCCGTTCCTGCTCGTCACCACCCGGGATCTGATCGGTGTGCCGGAACGGTTGGCGCTGGCCACCCTGGCCGGCAAGCGCAAGCCCGGTGTCGTCGACCGGAACTACGCCGAGGACGACCTGCCCCGCTTCGACCCGATCAAGGAGTTGGAGGTGCCGGCCGGGCCGGCGTACCTGCTCTTCGACGTCGACCGGGGTGAGGAGTTCCGCAACCTGGCCCCGGGCACGGCCCTGGAGGGGATCACCGCCCAGGGCCGGTTGCCGCTCACCATCGACGAAGGGCTCGCCTTCATCACGCTGCACCCGGCCTCGTTGGCGAGCAACCGGTGCTTCTCGTTGATCGGCTCCCGCTGCGGCGACAAGCGGGTGCCAGCGCTCTGGATCAGCCAGGGCGCACCCAAGCTCGGCTGGTGCTGGTACGGCAACCCGCACACCTGGCTCGGCTCCGCCTCGGCCCGGCCGGAGCGCGTCGGCCTGGAATTGTCGACAACCCCTTGA
- a CDS encoding Uma2 family endonuclease → MTNPARPGWGDAWSVDDLQSLPEDDQVYEIFDGSLLVSPHADVFHGAVANRLRRLLDRQAPTGVLVGQDIGVSAKRSSYFVPDLFVAHESALDSGGAALDPADVLLVVEVISPSNAGRDLVLKRHEYAAAGIPFYWLVEPRKQTLTVLANGAGGYREQAVLAAGEVYRTEQPFPLALPLADIF, encoded by the coding sequence GTGACCAATCCTGCCCGGCCCGGCTGGGGCGACGCCTGGAGTGTTGACGACCTCCAGAGCCTCCCCGAGGACGACCAGGTCTACGAGATCTTCGACGGGAGCCTGCTCGTGTCCCCCCATGCGGACGTCTTCCACGGTGCGGTCGCCAACCGCCTCCGTCGGCTCCTCGACCGGCAGGCTCCCACCGGCGTGCTCGTCGGTCAGGACATCGGGGTGAGCGCGAAACGCTCCTCGTACTTCGTGCCCGACCTCTTCGTCGCACATGAGAGCGCACTGGACAGCGGCGGTGCCGCGCTCGACCCGGCCGACGTGCTCCTCGTCGTCGAGGTCATCTCGCCGAGCAACGCCGGCCGCGACCTGGTGCTCAAACGCCACGAGTACGCGGCGGCCGGCATCCCGTTCTACTGGCTGGTCGAGCCGCGAAAGCAGACCCTGACCGTGCTGGCCAACGGCGCGGGCGGTTACCGCGAACAGGCCGTCCTTGCGGCCGGCGAGGTCTACCGCACCGAGCAGCCGTTCCCCCTCGCCCTGCCGCTGGCCGACATCTTCTGA